From Cotesia glomerata isolate CgM1 linkage group LG2, MPM_Cglom_v2.3, whole genome shotgun sequence, a single genomic window includes:
- the LOC123258420 gene encoding evolutionarily conserved signaling intermediate in Toll pathway, mitochondrial: protein MWIRRISTMKFSSSVRLFTKNTRVSRSFKQPSALNKFIHTSINNFSVNVEEKEKRIALFDAAKIKSKKEKSTFLAVLHAYIKEGERKTGHVQFVYAALRYMKEFGVADDLEVYKAVLDTLPKGRFVSKTWFQADMFHYPREQQCAIDLLQQMEDNGVMPDPEMELMVINVFGKHGLPLRKLRRMAYWQGKFKNLNPWPYPRPLPTDNFQLAMLAIKKVSSVDVQTTITVFDTEEVKDSIDKTWIISASSPDQERLISKHPPNQPAYVEGPFRVWVWKASVDYFLLHTDPKERIVEDIDIDDVSNLDINLWRRSKKALALHRSIHEQDEQTILGICATGTSTKDSLLSWIRCLQPRNPALEKIPILFKFTSMVNDNEKVEPAPERKKISDGDTDESKL from the exons ATGTGGATCAGAAGAATATCAACAATGAAATTTTCGTCAAGTGTAAgactttttacaaaaaatactcgAGTTTCTAGAAGTTTTAAACAACCGTCAgctctaaataaatttattcatacgagcataaataatttttctgtaaatGTGGAAGAGAAGGAGAAAAGAATCGCGTTATTTGACGCTGCTAAAATAAagagtaaaaaagaaaagtcaacatttttaGCTGTTTTGCACGCGTACATCAAAGAAGGTGAACGAAAAACTGGTCATGTGCAATTTGTATACGCGGCATTGCGTTATATGAAGGAATTTGGAGTCGCTGATGATTTAGAAGTGTACAAAGCAGTGTTGGACACACTACCAAAAGGAAGATTTGTTTCCAAAACTTGGTTTCAAGCTGACATGTTTCACTACCCGCGTGAGCAACAGTGCGCTATTGATTTGCTGCAGCAAATGGAGGATAATGGTGTAATGCCAGATCCAGAAATGGAGCTGATGGTCATCAACGTATTTGGCAAGCATGGGTTACCACTGAGAAAACTCCGAAGAATGGCGTACTGGCAAggcaaatttaaaaacttaaaccCTTGGCCATATCCACGACCTCTTCCTACTGACAATTTTCAATTAGCGATGCttgcaattaaaaaagtgTCCAGTGTCGATGTCCAGACGACTATTACGGTCTTTGATACCGAGGAAGTTAAAGATTCGATCGATAAAACTTGGATTATTTCAGCATCTAGTCCTGATCAGGAGAGGTTGATTTCTAAACATCCTCCCAATCAACCCGCTTATGTAGAAGGACCTTTCAGAGTTTGGGTTTGGAAAGCTTCTGTCGactattttttacttcataCAGATCCAAAAGAACGAATTGTTGAAGATATTGACATTGAcg aTGTTTCAAATCTGGATATAAATTTATGGAGAAGATCTAAAAAAGCTCTGGCGTTACATCGTAGCATTCACGAACAAGACGAGCAAACAATACTTGGAATATGTGCCACAGGAACATCTACCAAAGATTCACTGCTGTCTTGGATCCGGTGCTTACAGCCTCGAAATCCAGCGTTAGAAAAAATTCCGATTCTATTTAAATTCACTAGTATGGTTAATGACAACGAAAAAGTTGAACCCGCTCCAGAgcgtaaaaaaatatctgatGGAGATACAGATGAatctaaattataa
- the LOC123258421 gene encoding signal recognition particle subunit SRP68, with translation MVIVEKNPDFENNMSENEGVTPKEQRVYSLEILKIIKDAQQQHGLRHGDYQRYRGYCSRRLRRLRKVLKVPQGDRRHFKRKDVTVAIVTDDKFLQVPLTMAERAWSYALQLRIESNTEPRKKFHLISRLRKAATYALQLQELIENVNCDARTKLEAQAYVAWMQGSLQFELQLWKEAMTNLKKAQVVYGELASALPESEQTIYKARVEELAPSLRYCAYNVGDESAIDDLMQMRGQLSSDLIMNLDSLIAQTQVKQANVEETTWRGKSCGVVPSRATGLLIADSQLNQTLAKAPTHEAKIELLEAHLIDCKDVLAFIRDHFKNELKNKDEKSPVQHLVAYLQYIKLSRTLERNLALIKIAEASEKAKPQDIVRLFEAVIHNLLEMSQLLDDDEEYVREQEAKTKGYRAFRCFYMAQSMANLQMWREAVALYQRSLHHAQDALKDSKYLPEDLKSELAKLESSVEGAQCAVHAHSILQDEKEEPGAVKQTKSKKPLCERLHEYREDPSLLSKQPNVFNLPPPMKSIPCKPLFFDLAFNMVEFPDLSDKLGDQGKKSQAGLTGFVKGLWGWGNK, from the exons ATGGTGATTGTGGAGAAAAATCCGgactttgaaaataatatgtCTGAAAATGAAGGAGTTACTCCAAAAGAGCAACGAGTTTATTCTTTAGAAA ttttgaaaataataaaagatgcTCAGCAACAACATGGTCTTCGCCACGGAGACTATCAGCGTTATCGAGGTTACTGCTCGCGCCGTCTTCGCAGACTGCGAAAAGTGCTCAAAGTACCCCAGGGTGACCGAAGACATTTCAAGCGAAAAGACGTGACTGTTGCTATCGTCACTGATGATAAATTTCTTCAAGTGCCACTGACGATGGCTGAGCGCGCTTGGAGTTATGCGCTGCAATTGAGAATAGAATCTAATACCGAGCCGAGAAAGAAATTTCATTTGATATCCAGACTGCGTAAAGCGGCCACTTATGCTTTGCAGCTTCAAGAATTAATCGag aatgTGAATTGTGATGCAAGAACAAAATTGGAGGCTCAAGCTTACGTTGCTTGGATGCAAGGATCGCTTCAATTTGAGCTCCAGCTGTGGAAAGAAGCAATGACAAACTTGAAAAAAGCCCAAGTTGTCTACGGAGAGCTTGCTTCTGCTTTGCCAGAATCCGAACAAACTATTTATAAGGCTAGAGTTGAAGAGCTGGCTCCGAGCTTGAGATACTGCGCTTACAACGTAGGAGACGAGTCGGCAATTGATGATCTTATGCAAATGCGAGGCCAACTGAGCAGTGATTTGATAATGAATTTAGATAGTTTGATCGCGCAAACCCAAGTGAAGCAAGCTAATGTTGAAGAAACAACTTGGCGTGGAAAATCTTGTGGAGTTGTCCCATCACGTGCTACAGGTTTATTGATCGCTGATTCTCAATTAAACCAAACGCTTGCTAAGGCTCCAACTCATGAGGCTAAGATTGAGTTACTCGAGGCTCATCTAATTGATTGCAAAGACGTGCTAGCTTTTATTCGCGATCACTTTAAAAATGAGCTGAAGAATAAGGATGAAAAATCACCAGTTCAGCACTTGGTTGCTTATTTGCAGTACATAAAACTGTCCCGGACTCTGGAAAGAAATCTTGCGTTGATTAAAATTGCCGAAGCATCTGAAAAAGCCAAGCCGCAAGATATTGTCAGACTTTTTGAGGCAGTGATTCACAATTTGCTGGAAATGTCTCAGCTTTTGGATGATGATGAGGAATATGTTCGTGAACAGGAAGCTAAGACTAAAGGCTACCGTGCTTTCAGGTGCTTCTATATGGCTCAATCAATGGCCAATTTGCAAATGTGGCGTGAAGCTGTTGCACTTTACCAACGATCACTTCATCACGCTCAAGACGCTCTCAAGGATAGTAAATATCTTCCTGAAGACTTGAAGAGTGAATTAGCCAAGTTGGAGAGCTCTGTTGAAGGCGCTCAGTGTGCTGTTCATGCGCACAGTATTCTTCAGGACGAAAAGGAGGAACCTGGAGCAGTTAAACAGACTAAAAGCAAGAAACCTCTTTGCGAAAGATTGCATGAGTATCGGGAAGATCCATCGCTTCTTTCTAAACAACCTAATGTCTTCAATCTTCCACCACCCATGAAAAGCATTCCTTGTAAACCTTTATTCTTTGATCTTGCATTTAATATGGTTGAGTTTCCAGATCTGTCTGACAAATTGGGTGATCAAGGGAAGAAAAGTCAAGCTGGACTTACTGGGTTTGTTAAAGGTCTATGGGGCTGGGGtaacaagtaa
- the LOC123258630 gene encoding uridine 5'-monophosphate synthase isoform X1 produces the protein MESELKNLAVMLFDVGAIKFGEFITKVGLKTPVYIDLRVIISYPKLLNQISNILWKLADDVDKIDQICGVPYTALPIATLISVDSNIPMLIRRKEAKSYGTKKLIEGKFATRDNTVIIEDVVTSGSSILETVKDLKQEGLNVTAALVVMDREQGGRKNIEDSGIKMKSLYTMTKLMEYLQEAGKVTQDTVDSVLKYLAECLAPVNTLEKGKSNDRLKMDFLSRSKLAKNQIAAKLLQLMDMKETTLCLAADLTKADEIVDLAKLAGPHIAVLKIHVDIIEDFNQDFINQLKNLSEKHKFLIMEDRKFGDIGNTVSLQYSKGVYKIAEWADLITVHPVAGPGILDGLKNALKNITDERGIFLITEMSSKGALTTGDYAKQSLAMAETSDLVVGHVCQSNIFSNPGLVQLTPGVKISKASDDMGQQYNTPEAVVNSGADLAVVGRGITEAGDKLREVINYKNQLWTAYKNRIN, from the exons ATGGAaagtgaattaaaaaatttagcagtAATGCTTTTTGATGTTGGTGCTATTAAATTTGGTGAGTTCATCACTAAAGTTGGACTGAAAACACCGGTGTACATTGATTTGAGGGTTATTATTTCATATCCCAAGCTTCTt aacCAAATATCGAATATTTTATGGAAGCTAGCTGATGATGTAGACAAAATCGATCAAATTTGTGGTGTCCCATACACAGCACTACCAATAGCCACCTTAATATCAGTAGACTCTAACATCCCAATGCTGATAAGACGAAAAGAAGCGAAAAGTtatggaacaaaaaaattaatcgaagGAAAATTCGCCACTAGGGATaatactgtaattattgaagaTGTCGTAACCAGCGGAAGTAGTATTCTGGAGACTGTTAAAGATCTCAAACAAGAAGGCTTGAATGTCACAGCCGCGTTAGTAGTTATGGACCGAGAGCAAGGTGGTAGAAAAAACATCGAAGACAGCGGAATAAAAATGAAGAGCTTGTATACGATGACCAAACTGATGGAATATCTCCAGGAAGCTGGAAAAGTAACTCAGGACACTGTAGACAGTGTTTTAAAGTACTTGGCTGAGTGTTTGGCGCCTGTTAATACTTTAGAGAAAGGTAAGA GCAATGATCGATTGAAGATGGACTTTTTGTCACGCTCAAAGCTAGCAAAGAATCAAATTGCAGCTAAACTGCTCCAACTCATGGACATGAAAGAGACAACACTGTGTTTAGCCGCTGATTTAACTAAAGCTGATGAAATTGTAGATTTAGCAAAGCTTGCTGGTCCTCATATAGCCGTATTGAAAATTCACGTTGATATTATTGAAGATTTCAATCAAGATTTTATCAaccaattgaaaaatttatcagagaaacataaatttttaatcatggaAGACCGTAAATTTGGAGATATAGGCAATACAGTTTCATTGCAGTACTCTAAAGGTGTTTACAAAATTGCTGAGTGGGCAGATTTAATCACTGTTCATCCTGTGGCTGGTCCAGGAATTTTAGATGGACTTAAAAAtgctttgaaaaatattactgATGAAcgaggaatttttttgatcacCGAAATGTCTTCCAAAGGTGCACTGACTACCGGAGATTACGCCAAGCAGTCTCTGGCTATGGCAGAGACATCTGACCTTGTTGTAGGTCATGTTTGTCAgtcgaatattttttcaaatcctGGACTTGTTCAATTAACACCTGGCGTTAAGATTTCCAAAGCTTCCGACGATATGGGCCAGCAGTACAATACTCCAGAAGCTGTAGTTAACTCTGGTGCTGACTTGGCAGTCGTTGGTCGTGGTATTACCGAAGCTGGAGATAAACTTCGTgaagttattaattacaaaaatcaaCTTTGGACCGCGtacaaaaatagaattaattaa
- the LOC123258630 gene encoding uridine 5'-monophosphate synthase isoform X2, translating to MESELKNLAVMLFDVGAIKFGEFITKVGLKTPVYIDLRVIISYPKLLNQISNILWKLADDVDKIDQICGVPYTALPIATLISVDSNIPMLIRRKEAKSYGTKKLIEGKFATRDNTVIIEDVVTSGSSILETVKDLKQEGLNVTAALVVMDREQGGRKNIEDSGIKMKSLYTMTKLMEYLQEAGKVTQDTVDSVLKYLAECLAPVNTLEKEGNDRLKMDFLSRSKLAKNQIAAKLLQLMDMKETTLCLAADLTKADEIVDLAKLAGPHIAVLKIHVDIIEDFNQDFINQLKNLSEKHKFLIMEDRKFGDIGNTVSLQYSKGVYKIAEWADLITVHPVAGPGILDGLKNALKNITDERGIFLITEMSSKGALTTGDYAKQSLAMAETSDLVVGHVCQSNIFSNPGLVQLTPGVKISKASDDMGQQYNTPEAVVNSGADLAVVGRGITEAGDKLREVINYKNQLWTAYKNRIN from the exons ATGGAaagtgaattaaaaaatttagcagtAATGCTTTTTGATGTTGGTGCTATTAAATTTGGTGAGTTCATCACTAAAGTTGGACTGAAAACACCGGTGTACATTGATTTGAGGGTTATTATTTCATATCCCAAGCTTCTt aacCAAATATCGAATATTTTATGGAAGCTAGCTGATGATGTAGACAAAATCGATCAAATTTGTGGTGTCCCATACACAGCACTACCAATAGCCACCTTAATATCAGTAGACTCTAACATCCCAATGCTGATAAGACGAAAAGAAGCGAAAAGTtatggaacaaaaaaattaatcgaagGAAAATTCGCCACTAGGGATaatactgtaattattgaagaTGTCGTAACCAGCGGAAGTAGTATTCTGGAGACTGTTAAAGATCTCAAACAAGAAGGCTTGAATGTCACAGCCGCGTTAGTAGTTATGGACCGAGAGCAAGGTGGTAGAAAAAACATCGAAGACAGCGGAATAAAAATGAAGAGCTTGTATACGATGACCAAACTGATGGAATATCTCCAGGAAGCTGGAAAAGTAACTCAGGACACTGTAGACAGTGTTTTAAAGTACTTGGCTGAGTGTTTGGCGCCTGTTAATACTTTAGAGAAAG AAGGCAATGATCGATTGAAGATGGACTTTTTGTCACGCTCAAAGCTAGCAAAGAATCAAATTGCAGCTAAACTGCTCCAACTCATGGACATGAAAGAGACAACACTGTGTTTAGCCGCTGATTTAACTAAAGCTGATGAAATTGTAGATTTAGCAAAGCTTGCTGGTCCTCATATAGCCGTATTGAAAATTCACGTTGATATTATTGAAGATTTCAATCAAGATTTTATCAaccaattgaaaaatttatcagagaaacataaatttttaatcatggaAGACCGTAAATTTGGAGATATAGGCAATACAGTTTCATTGCAGTACTCTAAAGGTGTTTACAAAATTGCTGAGTGGGCAGATTTAATCACTGTTCATCCTGTGGCTGGTCCAGGAATTTTAGATGGACTTAAAAAtgctttgaaaaatattactgATGAAcgaggaatttttttgatcacCGAAATGTCTTCCAAAGGTGCACTGACTACCGGAGATTACGCCAAGCAGTCTCTGGCTATGGCAGAGACATCTGACCTTGTTGTAGGTCATGTTTGTCAgtcgaatattttttcaaatcctGGACTTGTTCAATTAACACCTGGCGTTAAGATTTCCAAAGCTTCCGACGATATGGGCCAGCAGTACAATACTCCAGAAGCTGTAGTTAACTCTGGTGCTGACTTGGCAGTCGTTGGTCGTGGTATTACCGAAGCTGGAGATAAACTTCGTgaagttattaattacaaaaatcaaCTTTGGACCGCGtacaaaaatagaattaattaa
- the LOC123258631 gene encoding cytosolic Fe-S cluster assembly factor NUBP2 homolog, with amino-acid sequence MLEGVKHIFMVLSGKGGVGKSTVSTQLALALKVSGFKVGILDVDLCGPSVPYLLNLEGKDVYQSSEGWIPVYTDEDKTLGVMSIGFLLKNRNDSVVWRGPKKTGMIKEFLTDVAWNDIDYLIIDTPPGTSDEHITVMENLKGVKCDGAIIVTTPQAVAVDDVLREVTFCRKTGIPIIGIVENMSGFVCPTCSECTNIFSSGGGVALSELVKVPFLAKLPIDPAIGKLADKGQSILISMPDSQVAQVLRKLVEELTKSKEA; translated from the exons ATGTTAGAAGGTGTCAAGCATATTTTTATGGTCTTGTCAGGCAAAGGTGGTGTTGGGAAGTCAACAGTTAGTACTCAGTTGGCTCTAGCTTTAAAAGTATCTGGATTTAAG GTTGGAATCCTGGATGTTGATCTATGTGGTCCCAGTGTTCCTTACCTGTTGAACTTGGAAGGCAAGGATGTTTATCAATCATCAGAAGG ATGGATCCCAGTTTATACTGATGAAGACAAAACCTTGGGAGTGATGTCAATAGGATTTCTTCTAAAAAATCGCAATGACAGTGTCGTCTGGAGAGGCCCTAAGAAGACGGGAATGATAAAAGAGTTTCTGACCGATGTTGCTTGGAATGACATCgattatttgattattgataCACCTCCTGGAACTTCAGATGAACATATTACGGTGATGGAAAATTTAAA AGGAGTCAAGTGTGATGGAGCTATTATTGTAACTACACCTCAGGCAGTTGCTGTTGATGATGTCTTAAGAGAAGTCACGTTTTGTCGAAAAACAGGGATACCTATTATTGGGATCGTTGAGAACATGAGCGGATTTGTCTGTCCAACTTGTTCT GAATgtacaaatatattttcttctgGAGGCGGTGTTGCTTTATCTGAGCTGGTGAAAGTTCCATTCCTAGCAAAATTACCAATTGACCCGGCAATTGGCAAGCTAGCTGATAAAGGACAGAGTATTTTGATTTCTATGCCGGACAGTCAAGTAGCCCAAGTGTTGAGAAAACTTGTTGAAGAATTAACAAAAAGTAAAGAAGCTTAA
- the LOC123258629 gene encoding intraflagellar transport protein 56, which yields MILSRAKPALSESRKPGTRKDVPKLEEFLEKRDYAGALTLVEFNKSNSNIQDTDMWIAYCAFHLGDYKRATSVYESLRKKGRNDVATNLACCYFYLGMYPESKEVLNDAPESGLKTRVMFHLTHKMSDETKLKEYHAKLKDVIEDQLCLASIHYLRAHYQEAIDIYKKILLDNRDYMALNVYVALCYYKLDYYDVAQEVLQVYLQKYPDSAIAINLKACNHFRLYDGTTAQTEMRQLIEKTTSSYSFGHDLIRHNIVVFKDGEGALQVLPGLVDVIPEARLNLVIYYLKQNEIQEAYELIKDLEPAVPQEFILKGTVCAVIGQETSSRDIIKTAQQYFHLVGSSTSECDTIPGRHCMAACFFLLRQFEEVLVYLNSIKTYYTNDDSFNFNYAQAQAAAGYFKEAEEAFLLIRSERFKNDYVYISLLAYCYIMNKKAHIAWELYLKMDTSTQSFNLLQLIANTCYKIGEFWYAAKAFDMLERMDPSPEHWEGKRGACCGTFQFIVAEKQPKELLVEVIQLLRNTSNSQVEQIIRVMKKWGKDKRIPC from the exons ATG atACTTTCACGGGCAAAACCAGCCCTGTCAGAAAGCAGAAAACCAGGAACGCGAAAAGATGTTCCCAAGCTGGAAGAATTTCTGGAGAAACGTGACTATGCCGGTGCCTTGACGTTGGTTGAGTTCAATAAATCAAACAGCAATATCCAAGACACGGATATGTGGATAGCGTATTGTGCTTTTCATCTTGGAGACTACAAGAGAGCTACCAGCGTCTATGAAAGTTTGAGAAAGAAAGGAAGAAATGATGTTGCTACTAATTTAGCTTGCTGCTATTTTTACTTGGGAATGTATCCAGAGTCTAAAGAAGTATTAAATGATGCTCCTGAGAGTGGTTTAAAAACCCGAGTAATGTTTCACTTGACTCACAAGATGAGCGATGAAACTAAGCTGAAAGAGTACCATGCTAAACTTAAAGATGTTATTGAAGACCAGTTGTGCTTAGCTTCTATCCATTATCTTCGAGCTCATTATCAAGAAGcgattgatatttataaaaaaattcttcttgaTAATAG GGATTACATGGCCTTGAATGTTTATGTAGCATTGTGCTATTATAAACTAGACTACTACGATGTAGCTCAAGAAGTTCTTCAAGTTTACTTGCAAAAGTATCCAGACAGCGCAATtgctattaatttaaaagcatGCAATCACTTTCGTCTTTATGACGGCACCACGGCTCAGACTGAAATGAGGCAGTTGATAGAAAAAACAACTTCTTCGTACAGTTTTGGGCATGATTTAATTCGTCACAATATTGTG gtATTTAAAGATGGTGAAGGAGCATTGCAAGTCTTACCAGGTTTAGTCGATGTCATACCAGAAGCCCGATTGAACctggtaatttattatttaaagcaGAATGAAATTCAAGAAGCTTATGAACTGATAAAAGATCTAGAACCGGCAGTCCCACAAGAGTTTATTCTAAAAGGAACAGTTTGCGCAGTAATCGGACAGGAAACCAGCTCACGAGATATCATTAAGACAGCTCAGCAGTATTTCCATTTAGTAGGTTCATCAACTTCTGAATGTGACACGATACCGGGTCGTCACTGCATGGCAGCTTGTTTCTTTCTTCTTCGTCAATTTGAAGAAGTTTTAGTCTATTTAAATTCCATAAAAACTTATTACACGAATGATGATAGTTTTAATTTCAACTATGCACAAGCACAAGCGGCTGCGGGTTACTTCAAAGAAGCAGAGGAAGCATTTCTACTGATTAGAAGTGAACGATTCAAAAATGACTACGTTTACATAAGCTTACTGGCTTATTGTTacattatgaataaaaaagctCACATTGCTTGGGAGCTTTACTTAAAAATGGACACATCGACGCAATCTTTTAATCTTCTACAGTTAATTGCAAATACTTGCTACAAAATTGGTGAATTTTGGTATGCTGCTAAGGCGTTTGATATGCTAGAACGTATGGATCCATCACCGGAACACTGGGAAGGCAAACGAGGCGCTTGTTGCGGGacttttcaatttattgttGCCGAAAAACAACCCAA AGAGTTATTAGTTGAAGTTATTCAATTGCTGAGAAACACATCTAATTCTCAAGTGGAACAAATAATTCGTGTTATGAAAAAATGGGGAAAAGATAAGAGGATTCcttgttga
- the LOC123258633 gene encoding uncharacterized protein LOC123258633 yields MFGKIIPIFTQVIPSIGIKTVRQFNTTYTALKGVRQVPWKIDHTKWPMTPIRRKMRDNFPYPNEVKRVRTHGYQTRMSTLHGRKILMRRILAGRFILSH; encoded by the exons ATGTTTGGGAAAATTATACCAATATTTACTCAAGTAATACC ATCAATTGGTATCAAAACAGTGAGACAATTCAATACAACTTATACTGCATTAAAAGGAGTAAGACAAGTACCTTGGAAAATTGATCATACTAAATGGCCAATGACACCCATCAGAAGAAAAATGCGTGATAATTTTCCGTATCCCAATGAGGTGAAAAGAGTAAGGACTCATGGATATCAAACAAGAATGTCTACACTCCATGgacgaaaaatattaatgaggcGTATTTTAGCCGGTCGCTTTATCCTTTCGCAttag
- the LOC123258632 gene encoding mitochondrial mRNA pseudouridine synthase RPUSD3-like — MENILIKSTMNHHILRLMGFARLNHTQPKLKLPKKNKNMDKVRKSHPYKLIHPWKSKALFCESMVKQVIYNKDGLVAINKPYGISARPFEFENKKKQPKISGIFNEKKYMLTDAVPHIAKELGYESLIIAKTPEKFTSGVTLLSASDKVTEAISKSMRRAEGARIIPRTYWTVTRRVPIFPEGERRVAMKLIEGPEKGVKEVVIVPKWSENERARGDIKILNVQFKVLSTASHNLASLMEIKASTSQWHAVRLFAATVTLSPILGDRVYGSRAQDVMGKFLLVSPFVEAAHVPPKLDPDLLKVIKMIPNKSTMIPAHVHLREMFLPSFLKKGNDISITAPLQPEFLWTCDQLGFKEQLFMPVSNEINSTSNSNSTVNNDEEEQYDSKQCLAIT; from the exons ATGGAGAACATCCTTATAAAATCAACGATGAACCATCACATTCTACGTCTGATGGGTTTTGCGAGACTAAATCACACTCAACCAAAGTTGAAActtcctaaaaaaaataaaaacatggaTAAAGTTAGGAAATCTCATCCTTACAAATTAATTCATCCATGGAAGTCAAAAGCTCTTTTTTGCGAGAGTATGGTTAAGCAAGTTATTTATAACAAag atGGTTTGGTAGCTATCAATAAACCTTACGGCATATCAGCAAGACCGTTTGAATttgagaacaaaaaaaaacagccAAAAATTAGTggaattttcaatgaaaaaaagtatatGTTAACTGACGCTGTACCGCACATTGCTAAAGAATTAGGCTAcgaatcattaataattgcaAAGACACCAGAAAAATTTACATCTGGCGTTACCTTGCTCAGTGCAAGTGATAAAGTAACAGAAGCAATTTCAAAGTCAATGCGAAGAGCAGAAGGCGCGCGAATAATCCCACGTACTTATTGGACAGTAACACGCAGAGTTCCAATATTTCCTGAAGGTGAAAGAAGAGTAGCTATGAAACTTATAGAGGGTCCTGAAAAAGGTGTCAAGGAAGTAGTTATAGTCCCAAAATGGTCTGAAAATGAGCGCGCACGTGGTGacattaaaattctaaatgtACAATTTAAAGTTCTGTCAACTGCGTCCCACAATTTAGCTTCCTTGATGGAAATAAAAGCTTCTACGAGTCAGTGGCACGCTGTAAGATTATTTGCAGCAACCGTGACACTAAGTCCGATTCTTGGAGACAGAGTTTATGGATCCAGAGCTCAAGACGTGAtgggaaaatttttactaGTCAGTCCGTTTGTTGAAGCAGCACATGTGCCTCCTAAATTGGATCCAGACTtgttaaaagtaattaaaatgattCCGAACAAATCTACTATGATTCCAGCTCATGTTCATCTCAGGGAAATGTTTTTACCGTCGTTCTTAAAGAAAGGAAATGATATTTCTATCACAGCTCCTTTGCAACCAGAATTTTTATGGACGTGTGATCAATTAGGTTTTAAAGAACAACTTTTCATGCCTGTcagtaatgaaataaattctaCTTCTAATAGTAATTCGACAGTAAACAATGACGAAGAAGAACAATACGACTCTAAACAATGTTTAGCAATAAcgtaa